In one Saccharibacillus brassicae genomic region, the following are encoded:
- the ruvC gene encoding crossover junction endodeoxyribonuclease RuvC, with protein sequence MRILGIDPGIAIVGFGFIDKEGSKCVPVQYGCIQTEAHTPDEERLLHVYEAMVQLIDKYKPDEVAFEKLFFNRNVSTAMPVSQARGVLILAAHQKGLPIGEYTPMQVKQAIVGYGKAEKRQVQEMVRMFLKLQAIPKPDDVADALAVAICHAHSSTLNSKLNEVLRK encoded by the coding sequence TTGCGGATATTGGGAATCGACCCGGGGATTGCGATCGTCGGCTTCGGATTTATCGACAAAGAGGGAAGCAAATGCGTTCCCGTTCAATACGGATGTATTCAGACCGAGGCGCACACGCCCGACGAAGAACGGCTGCTGCATGTCTACGAAGCGATGGTGCAGCTGATCGATAAATACAAACCGGACGAAGTGGCGTTCGAGAAACTGTTTTTCAACCGGAACGTGTCAACGGCGATGCCGGTCAGCCAGGCTCGCGGCGTGCTCATTTTGGCGGCGCATCAGAAAGGCCTGCCGATCGGCGAATACACACCGATGCAGGTGAAGCAGGCGATTGTCGGATACGGCAAAGCCGAAAAGCGGCAGGTACAGGAGATGGTACGCATGTTCCTCAAGCTGCAGGCCATTCCGAAGCCGGACGACGTGGCGGACGCTTTGGCGGTCGCCATCTGCCACGCGCATTCGTCCACACTAAATTCCAAACTGAATGAGGTATTGCGAAAATGA
- the ruvA gene encoding Holliday junction branch migration protein RuvA: MIDFVRGQVAHLETEYIVVDVQGVGYRVFCPNPYAFAAKGEEPVTVYTHHSVREDAILLYGFSTREEQKLFRRLIEVSGIGPRVALGILAGGTPEKVVSAIQQENLTFLIKLPGIGKKTAQRMVLDLKDRLDGFAAPALGGLFDNNAAAEAELDGGGWREAREGLEALGYTEAELDKVWMHLKEDLQPGEPVDLLMKRALKVLYKG; the protein is encoded by the coding sequence ATGATCGATTTTGTGCGAGGGCAAGTGGCTCATCTGGAAACGGAATATATCGTCGTGGACGTGCAGGGCGTCGGGTACCGGGTCTTTTGCCCGAACCCTTACGCTTTTGCCGCCAAGGGAGAAGAACCGGTAACGGTCTACACCCATCATAGCGTGCGGGAAGATGCCATTTTGCTGTACGGCTTTTCCACGCGGGAAGAACAAAAGCTGTTCCGCCGCCTGATCGAAGTATCGGGCATCGGACCGCGAGTCGCGTTGGGCATTTTGGCGGGGGGAACCCCGGAGAAAGTCGTCTCGGCGATCCAGCAGGAGAACCTCACGTTCCTGATCAAACTGCCGGGCATCGGGAAAAAGACGGCGCAGCGCATGGTGCTCGATCTCAAAGATCGGCTGGACGGATTCGCGGCGCCCGCGCTCGGCGGATTGTTCGACAACAACGCCGCGGCCGAAGCGGAACTCGACGGCGGCGGCTGGAGAGAAGCCCGCGAAGGTCTCGAAGCGCTCGGATATACGGAAGCGGAATTGGATAAAGTCTGGATGCACCTCAAAGAAGACCTGCAGCCGGGGGAACCGGTCGATCTGCTCATGAAACGGGCTTTGAAGGTTCTTTACAAAGGCTAA
- a CDS encoding NAD(P)-dependent oxidoreductase, whose amino-acid sequence MIVGFAGIGVMGKSMAGHILDKGYEVHVYNRTPSKAQELIDRGAVWQDSPGQLAAACDVIVTMLGYPQDVEQVYTGEDGLIPHAKAGSYLIDMTTSSPLLARRLAEQGQGKGLHVLDAPVSGGDVGAKNAKLSIMVGGEQADFEAVLPLLEILGSNIVLQGGPGAGQNTKMCNQIAIASNMIGVTEAIVYAEKAGLDPKKVLKSIETGAAGSFSLSNLVPRMLDGDFEPGFYVKHFIKDMGIALESAAEMKLELPGLKLAESLYRKLADAGYADKGTQALYKLWADPKD is encoded by the coding sequence ATGATCGTCGGATTCGCCGGTATCGGAGTCATGGGCAAAAGCATGGCCGGCCATATTTTGGACAAAGGTTACGAGGTGCACGTGTACAATCGGACCCCGTCAAAAGCGCAGGAGCTGATTGACCGCGGGGCGGTCTGGCAGGATTCGCCGGGGCAGCTGGCTGCGGCTTGCGACGTGATCGTCACGATGCTCGGTTATCCGCAGGACGTGGAACAGGTCTATACGGGCGAGGACGGCCTGATTCCCCATGCCAAAGCAGGCAGCTACCTGATCGACATGACGACCTCCAGCCCGCTGCTCGCGCGCCGTCTGGCCGAGCAGGGACAAGGCAAAGGGCTGCATGTGCTGGACGCGCCGGTCTCCGGCGGAGACGTGGGCGCCAAGAATGCCAAACTGTCGATCATGGTCGGCGGGGAACAGGCGGATTTCGAAGCGGTGCTTCCGCTGTTGGAGATTCTCGGCAGCAATATCGTGCTTCAGGGAGGGCCGGGAGCCGGACAAAACACCAAGATGTGCAACCAGATCGCGATTGCGTCCAATATGATAGGCGTCACCGAAGCGATCGTATATGCCGAGAAGGCAGGGCTTGATCCGAAAAAGGTGCTGAAAAGTATCGAGACCGGAGCCGCCGGCAGTTTTTCGCTCAGCAATCTCGTGCCGCGTATGCTTGACGGCGACTTCGAGCCGGGGTTCTACGTCAAGCATTTCATTAAAGACATGGGCATCGCCCTCGAATCGGCCGCCGAGATGAAGCTGGAGCTGCCCGGCTTGAAGCTGGCGGAATCGCTTTACCGCAAGCTGGCCGATGCCGGTTATGCCGACAAAGGGACCCAGGCGCTGTACAAGCTGTGGGCCGATCCCAAGGACTGA
- the ruvB gene encoding Holliday junction branch migration DNA helicase RuvB, translated as MDDRIISANLMMEDQAVELSLRPRYLSEYIGQNQVKENLKVYIEAAKMRGEALDHVLLYGPPGLGKTTLANIIANELGVNLRTTSGPAIERPGDLAALLTNLQEGDVLFIDEIHRLHRTVEEVMYPAMEDSALDIMIGKGPSARSVRLDLPPFTLIGATTRAGLLSAPLRDRFGVVSRLEFYGVEDLAFIVSRNADTLNVEIIGDAAEEIALRARGTPRIANRLLKRVRDFAQVRGDGIITPEIAAEALSRLQVDPRGLDSIDHKMLRSMIQSFRGGPVGLDTIAATIGEESQTIEDVYEPYLLQSGFIQRTPRGRVVTAQAYAHLGLPMPEDGK; from the coding sequence ATGGATGACCGGATCATATCGGCCAATCTGATGATGGAAGACCAGGCGGTGGAACTGAGTCTGCGTCCCCGCTATTTATCGGAATATATCGGTCAGAATCAGGTCAAGGAAAACCTGAAAGTATATATCGAAGCGGCCAAAATGCGGGGGGAAGCGCTCGATCACGTGCTGCTGTACGGACCTCCGGGACTCGGCAAAACGACGCTCGCGAACATTATCGCGAACGAGCTCGGCGTGAACCTGCGCACGACGTCGGGACCGGCGATCGAACGTCCCGGTGATTTGGCGGCGCTGCTGACGAATCTGCAGGAAGGCGACGTGCTGTTTATCGACGAGATTCACCGGCTGCACCGGACCGTCGAAGAAGTGATGTACCCGGCGATGGAAGATTCCGCGCTCGATATTATGATCGGCAAAGGTCCGAGCGCGCGTTCCGTGCGGCTCGATCTGCCGCCGTTCACGCTGATCGGCGCGACGACGCGCGCGGGACTGCTGTCCGCGCCGCTGCGCGATCGCTTCGGCGTCGTGAGCCGGCTCGAATTCTACGGCGTCGAAGACCTCGCCTTTATCGTCTCGCGCAACGCTGATACGCTGAACGTCGAGATCATCGGCGATGCGGCCGAAGAGATCGCGCTGCGCGCCCGGGGAACGCCGCGGATCGCGAACCGGCTGCTCAAGCGCGTGCGGGACTTCGCTCAGGTGCGCGGAGACGGGATTATTACGCCCGAGATCGCGGCCGAGGCGCTGTCGCGCTTGCAGGTCGATCCGCGCGGACTCGACAGCATCGACCATAAGATGCTGCGCTCGATGATTCAAAGTTTTCGCGGGGGACCGGTCGGGCTTGATACGATCGCCGCGACGATCGGCGAGGAGAGCCAGACCATCGAAGACGTGTATGAGCCTTATTTGCTGCAAAGCGGATTCATCCAGCGCACGCCGAGAGGCCGCGTTGTGACTGCCCAGGCTTACGCCCATCTGGGACTGCCGATGCCGGAAGACGGAAAATAA